TGGGCCCGGACGCGGCGCACGACGTCATCGGTCTGCACCGCGTGGTGCGTGAGCACTTCGCGTGGCAGCCGGTGTCGGCCCCCGAGTCCGCCTTCCTCGTGCACGGGGATGCGTGGGACTTCCAGGGCGCGTTCATGGCCAGCACGCTGACGACCGCGGTGCCCACGGAGCAGTCCTTCGCCGTGTACCTGGCGAAGCAGGGCGTGGACGTGTGGGGCATCGATCTGCGCTGGACGCAGGTGCCGCTGCAGACGACGGACTTCTCCTTCATGAAGGGGTGGAACCTGGGCACCCACGCGGAGGACGTGGGCAAGGCCATGGCGGTGGCGCGCCGGGTGCGCACCCTCACGGGCAGCGGCGGCGGCAAGATGAACCTGCTGGGCTGGAGCCGCGGGGCGCAGGTGGCCTATGCCTACATGAGCGCGGAAGCGCGCGAGCCGGCGTTGAAGCGCCACGTGAGTGGCTTCATCCCGGTGGACATGGTGTTCAAGTTCGGCCCCGAGGCCGAGGCCGAGCGTCAGGCGGCGTGCGAGCGCGCGCAGGCGGGTGAGGCCATCCTCGCCCAGGGCCGCTACGAGGGGAACCTGGGCGGTCCGGGCGCGGGCCTGGCCATCCTGTCCGTGGGGCAGGGGGCCCTGGCCTCGCCGAACACCCCGGCCCAGCCGCCGCTGCCGCCGCTGCCCTACGGGCAGCTCGGTGTCACCCTGGGCGCGGCCACCTACTCCTTCATCTCCGCGCCCGTGCCCTACTACCACTTCGCCGCCGGCGAGTTCTCCAACGGCTCGCTCGTGGGGCTCGAGTATGTGCAGGCGCCGCAGTTCTTCGACTTCCTCGCCTCGGCCAACCCCTACCAGAGCCTGCGCGAGCAGGTGGAGGGGGATGCGCTGCAGTGTGGCACCAACAGCCTGCCCTATGACGACCACCTCAAGGACGTGAAGGTGCCGGTGCTCTACGTGGGCGCCGCGGGCGGCTTCGGTGCCTACGGTGAGTACTCGGCGAAGTCGCTGCTGGGCAGCAAGGACGTGACCATCCTGCGCGCCCAGCGGAACCTGGATCGCGCCGCCGAGTACGGCCACGCGGACCTGTGGCTCGCCAGCGACGCCCGGGACAAGGTGTGGGAGCCCATCTACAAGTGGATGAAGAAGCACTAGCAGACAGGACGCGGGGCCTTCGGGGCCCCCGAGTCCACCCGGGGCTCCGCGCCATGCGCGGGGCCCTTCGTTCTTTCGTCTTTTGTCTTTCCGACCAAACCGCGCCATGCCCGGGGCGTTGGGCGGGGGACTCGTGCCATAGAGGAAGGCCCCCGCTCCGGGACTTCCCCCGGACGGCACCGAGAGCCTTGCCACCATGGTCGACAACATCTGGACGGACTTCGCCCAGAGCTACGATGCGATCTGCTCCCAGCTCAACTGCTACCGGCGGATGGTCGATAAGATTCTGCGCGACACCCAGGGGTGCCAGACCGTCATCGACGCCGGGTGCGGCACGGGACTGGTGAGCCAGGCGCTCGTCTCACGCGGTCTCTCGGTGGTGGGCTTCGACAACAACCCGGGCATGCTCGCGCTGGCCCTGCGCAAGCAGGCGGCTTGTGCGGTGGAGGAGCGCCAGCGCTGGACGGTGCTGGAGGGAGATGTGCGCTCCTTTCCCTCCGGGGTCCCGGCACGCGCGGATGCCGTGGTGCTCAACAACGTCCTCTTCTACGTGCGCGAGCCGGAGGAGGTGCTGCGCGAGAGCCTCGCGCACCTGCAGCCGGGCGGGCGCCTCATCTCGGCGGGCCCCCGAAGGCGCCCGGATCTCCAGAAGGTGATGACGAAGTCCATCGAGGAGTGGCAGGCCGAGGGCCGCTGGGACGCGACCCTCCAGGCCACCACCGCCTACCACGTGGACCTCACGCGCCGGCTGGTGACGGACCCCAACGAGATGGTGACGTTCTTCGAGCCCGAGGTGCTCGTGGAGACGCTGCGGCGTCTGGGCTTCTCGCGCGTCATCGCGGCGGACCACGACGACTACTATGGAGAGAACTACTACGTCTGCATGGCGCGCTGAGCCCCACGCGCTCGCCGCCCGGGCGTCAGTGCAGCACGCCCAGCAGACGCGCGTCGTTGATGATGCGGTTGCCATCCGCCTTCAGCCGGCTGGTGAGGAAGGGGGCGATCGCATCGGGCGTCTTGTGCAGGCGCGCGTAGTTGCTGTCGTAGATGCGTGTCACGATGAGCTGCGCCGAGGCGATGATGCGCTGCAGGTTGTGCTGCAGCTCGTTGCCCTCCATCAGCAGGTGCAGCTCGCAGATGTACTTGCGGTGGTCCTCGAGCATCTTGAAGAGCGCCTTGCGCTGCTCGCTGTTGGGCACGCGCGCCTTGGCGCCCGTGACGATGACCACGCACAACTGCTGGCGGTGCGCCTCGTAGGCCTCGCGGAAGCGGGCGGTCACCAACTGGATGTCCTGGGCACTGGGCGGCTGCTCCCACCGGATGAAGAACACACGATTGATGAGGGCTGTCTTGTAGTTCGGAGGAGCAGCGGTGGCAGTGTTAGTGGTTGTAGCGGTAGCGAACATGACCATCACTCCGAGAACGGCCGTACGGGAGCCCGAAAGAGCATTTCGAGCGGGCTGACGCGCCCGGCACGGCGACGACAGGGTGACGCCAATCTGGGGTGCCTCCGGGCCTTCCCCAAGGCCCACCAACCCTCTCTGCTACCGGGAGCACGAATCGCCCCACGCCACTGTCGCCTGGTGCACGCCCTCGGCGTTGGCCCGCCGACACTCCGTGGACCCGGCCGCCTCCGGGATGGCGGGGCGTCTAGGGTGTTGTGGGCATGCGACCCACGCTTCATCAACTCCGGGCGCGTCTGGTGCGGTGGAGCGGCACGGATGTGCTCGGACTGTTGCTCGTCCTGTTGCTGCTGGGCGGCGGTTTCCTCACCCTGTTGGAGGAAGTGCGCGAACAGGAGACCCAGTCCTTCGACGAGCAGGTGCTGCGCGCGCTGCGGCGCGCGGACGAGCCGGCCGAGCCGCTCGGGCCGCGGTGGCTCGCCGAGGCGGCGCGGGATGTGACGGCGCTGGGCAGCCTGACGGTGCTCACGCTCGTGGTGGTGGCCGTGTGCGGCTTCCTGGTGTTCGTGCGGCGCTGGCGGACCATCGCCCTGGTGCTCGGCTCCACGCTCGGGGGCACGGGGGTGAACGCGCTCCTGAAGAACCTGGTGGCCCGGCCGCGGCCCTCGGTGGTGCCGCACCTCACCTCGGTGCTCTCGGAGAGCTTTCCCAGCGGGCACGCGATGCTCTCGGCCATCGTCTACCTGACACTGGGCGCGATCCTGTCCGAGCTCGTGGAGAAGCGCTGGCTCAAGCTGTACCTGCTGACGGTGGCGCTCGGGTTGACGCTGCTCATCGGACTGACGCGGGTGTACCTGGGAGTGCACTACCCCACGGACGTGGTGGGCGGGTGGATCGCCGGCCTCGCGTGGGCGCTCGTCGCCGCCCTGGTGGCGCGCGTGGCCCGGAGCAGGAGTCCCGGTCTGCGCGAGGAGGCGCGCGGCGACACCGCCCCGCCGTGAGCCCGCCGCGTGCCGCTCGTGGTAGGGAGGGACCGTGGACGATCTGGACGCACTCCGGCGCGAGCAGCACAAGCAGCGCCTCTCCTGGATGCCGTGGTTGTACTTCACGCTCAAGCCACGCCACCGCGCGTGGGCCGAGGCCTGGCAGCGCGAGGTGCAGGCTCGGCTGCTCGAACTGGAGACGGTGGAGATCGCCGAGGGGTGCTTCATCTCTCCGGACGCGCGGCTGTTCGCCGAGCCGGGCCGCCCCATCCGCCTCACCGGCCCGGGGGTGAGCATCGCCGCGAACGCCTTCGTGCACGGGCCGGTGGTGCTCGAGGCCGGGGTGAGCCTCAACGCACGCGTCAGCCTGGATGGGGGCGCCGCGGGCATCCATATTGGCGAGGGCAGCCGCATCGCCACCGGTGCCACGCTCTACGCCTTCGATCATGGTCTGGCGCCGGACCGGCCCGTGCGCTCCCAGCCCGTCACCTCCCGGGGCATCGTGCTGGGCAAGGATGTATGGGTGGGCGCCAACGCCGGCATCACCGACGGGGTGCGCATTGGCGATCATGCCGTGGTGGGCATGGGCGCCGTCGTCACCCGCGACGTGCCCGCCTGGGCCATCGTCGCCGGCGCTCCCGCGCGCGTCATCGGTGATCGCCGCGACCGCCCCTCCTCCGGCACCCCCAGCGGCGGGTGACCACCACTGGACGTTTCAGGCGCCTGGATCTCCGGGGTGCCTTCATTTTTCTGTCCACTCATGCGTCAGGGGTGTCGGGATTTGTCTCCAGAAAGGCGCGCTTTCCCGGGGCGGACTTATGCTTCGGGGCGTTCGAGGGCCCGCGGCCGTGAGGGGGAGCGTGCGGCGTGGGCTCATGGGGGGTCCCCCTACTTCACCGGGGAAAAGGAGTGAGGTCATGTCATACCCGCAACCGTCTCAAGCCACTGCCGTCGGGGAGGAGCGCCCGGGGGCGCGGGAGTCATCGCGCCGGGCCCGGAGGGCACTCGCCACGAGTCCCCACCCGGGCCTGTCCGAGGACGCGCTGCGCTACCACTTCCTGGCCGAGCGGCTCAACGAGGTGGTGTTCCACCTCGACCGCCAGGGCCACTTCACCTTCTTGAGTCCGGCGTGGACGTCCCTCACGGGATTGCCGGTGGAGAGCGCGCTCGGCCAGTCCCTGCTGCAGCGGGTGCATCCGGAGGATCAGAAGGATGTGCAGGGCCTGCTGGAGTCGATCGCCGCGCGCGTGCAGGCCTCCTTCCGGCTGGAGGTGCGGCTGCTCGCGTCGCGAGGGCCGCAGTGGGTGGAGCTGGCCGCCTTCAGCTCGCCCACCGGCCAGGGGGAGCTGCTGGGCACGCTGACCGACATCACCGAGCGCCGGCAGCTCCAGGCCCGGCTCCAACAGGCGGATCGCCTGGCCACGCTGGGGATGCTCGTGCCGGGCTTCGCGCACGAGATGAACAACCCGCTGGCCTTCATGGCCGCCAACCTCGACTACCTGCTGAGCAGCATGAGCCAGGCGAGCGCGGGGGCCCCCGCGTCCGAGGTGGCCGCGTGGCGCGAGGCGGTGGAGGAAATCCTCGAGGGCTCCGAGCGGCTGCGGCGCACCCTCGGCCACCTGCGCGGCTTCCGGCCCGAGCCGGGCCAGGGCCCGGTGGACGTGAACCTGCTGCTCGATACGGTGGGGCAACTGGTGTCCAGCGCGCTCCGCTCGCGTGGCCGCCTGGTGCGTGACTATGGCGCCCGCTCCCTCGTGCCCGGAGGCGAGGGCTCGCTGCGCCAGGCGTTGCTCAACCTCGTGCTGCACGCGGTGCTGTCCCTGCCGGACGATGGGGAGGACCCCGAGGCGCACGAGGTGCGGCTCGTCACCCGCGACGACGGCCAGGGCCATGTGGTGGTCGAGGTGCATGACACCGGCCCGGGCCTCGCCCCCGAGCTGCTGTCGCGCGTCTTCGAGCCGCTCTTCCCCGCGGGCGGCGGGCACTCCCCGGGGCCGGTGCTCTCCGTGTGCCGCGACATCGTGCGCGAGCTCGGCGGGGGCATCGAGGTGACGTCGTCGCGGGGCCGGGGCACCACGTTCCGGGTGACGCTGCCCGGCGTCTCCTGAAGGACGTCGCGCGGGGCGGCGCAAGACGCCGCTCAGCCGCAGACCGCCTCGGCGGTGCAGCTCTGCTTCTTGTCGCACTTCTGGCAGACGACGCCGCCCCGGCCGCACCGGTCCGCGCTGGTACCCTGGTCGCAGACGTTGCCCGTGCAGCAGCCCGCGCAGCTCTCCGGCGAGCAGATGCACTGGCCACTCACGCACTGCTGCCCCGGGCCGCACTCCTGGCTGTTGCCACACCGGCACATGCCGAGCAGGCAGCGGTCCGCCGTCCGGGGCGAGCAGGATGTGCTGGCGCCACACATGCAGACACCCCGGCCGTCACAGTGCGAGGCGAGGTTGGGATCGCACGCCACGCAGGCAATGCCTCCCGTGCCACAGGTGTTGAAGGTGGGCGAGGTGCACTGGCCCTGGATGCAGCAGCCCTCGCATCCCAGGCAGAAGGTGTCGGGGTTTCCGGGGGTGGTGGGCTCGAGCCGCAGGGACACCTCCACCTCGTACCCATCGCGGATGTCCGCGCCGCCCGTCCCGCGTGCCACCACCGAGCCGTCGCGCAGTCCCTCGACATTCACCTCCGCCCGCACGCCGTTGGGCACGTCCCCGAGCAGCACCCGCAGCGTCTCCCCGCTGTTGAGCACCCGCTGCGCCTTCTCGGGCAGCACCTGGGGGCCGAAGTGTGGTTGACCATCCACGTCTCCCCACACGCGCACCTGGGTGATGAGCAGCGAGGGATCGAACTCCGCGGTGATGTAGAGCGCCGTTCCCGAGGCCTTCGCCGGATCCCGGCAGGCCCCCATCAGTACGGCGCCCACGAGCACCAGTCTCCATCCCCATCGGATTGATTCAGCCGTGCCGCGCATCATGACGGAGACGAGCGTAACCCCTGCCTCCGCGGACCGCCTTTTCCCTGCTGCTCGTGGTGCCACGTCAGACCCCCTGCGGGGGGCCGAGTGATGGAAAGCGGACAACGTGGGGGATTCAGGAACACTGTGAGCGCAACTCCTGGGGGGGCGCCAGGCGGGGAGGACCCAGGCGCGCGAGCAGCTCGCGCAGCCGGGGCGAGGGATGGAGGAAGCGCAGACCCACCCCCGGGGCATGGCGGCGGGCGCGGGCCTGGAGCGGATCCACCTGGCGCACCACCTCGCCCACGCACTCCACTTCCTCGCCTCCCATCTGCAGGGTGAACTCGAGCCGCGTGGCGAGCGCGGGCAGGGGCTCGGCGCAGCACATGAAGAGGCCGTCGTGGTGCAGCTCGCTGCAGTGCACCACCACCTGGTGGGCGCCGCCGCCCAGGTGCACGCGCGCCGTCCAGGTGGGCGGCGGGGTGGGATCATTGGGCTCGGGCCGCGCGGGGAAGGTGGGAATGGGCATGCGGCCGGAGGGCCGCTGCGGGGCGCGGGGCGCGGGACGCGGCGCCGTCCTCACGGCGGCGAGCAGGGCCTGCTTGAACTCGGCCGCGCTGGCGAAGCGGCTGTCGGGATCTCGGGCCAGGGCCCGCAGCAGCGCCCGCGACAGCGCCTCCGGGACCGCGGGCGCCAGCTCATGCGGCGCGATGGGCGGCGGAGGCGGCCGGGGCGCGAGCACCAGCTCCGCGAGCTGGCAGCGCGGATAGGGGAGCTGACCGGTGGCGAGCAGGTAGCCTGTCGCCGCGAGCGAATAGATGTCCGCGCGCCCGTCCACCTGCCTGCCCACCCACTGCTCCGGCGCCATGTAGGCGGGTGTTCCCAGCACCTGCCCGCTCAGGTTCGCCTGCGGGGGCGGGGGCTCGTGCCGCGCGTGGGCCACGCCGAAGTCGAGCACCTTGAGCACCGGGGCCTCGCCCGGGCGCTCCACCATGAGGAGGTTGTCCGGTTTGAGATCGCGGTGCACCACGCCGCTGCGGTGCACGGCCTCCAGCGCGTCACATGCCTGGACGAGCAACCACGCGAGCAGGTTCGGCTCCATGGGCCGGGGCAGCCGCGACAGGGGCGTGCCCTCCAGGTACTCCATGACGAAGTAGTTCAGACCCTCGCGCGACTCGTCGATCTCGAAGATGCGCACGATGTTGGGGTGGCCGATGAGGTTCACCGTGCGCGCCTCGGCGGAGAAGCGCGCGCGCAGCGCCTCGTCCCGGGCCAGCTCCGGGTGCATCACCTTCACCGCCACCCGGTGTCCGCCCATGCGCTGCTCGGCGAGGTACACCGTGCCCATGCCCCCGCTGCCCAGCGGCTCGAGCAGCCGGTAGTGCCCGAGCATGCGTCCACACAGGTCCACCCGAGCCGGCCTCAGCTTGGGCTGGCGGCGCGACATCTCCTTGATGTCGGCCCCCGTCCATGTCGACTCCGCGTCTTCTGACAAACAAAGCTCTCGATTCATGAGTGTCGGCCAGGTGGGCGATGAGGAGCAGTCAACGACTTGCAATCCCCATGCACTGTCCTGGAGGGCATCCCCACCTTTCTGGCCTCGTGAAGACACGGGTCTGCAATGTCCATTCCCGGACGGGCCGCGCGGTGTTGTACGGAATGTTCAATTCGTTTGGTCGGGGAGATGGGAATTGCTCAAAACTTCCACATTTCACCGGCTTTGAAGGAACTTCTGTCCTGGGGAGGTCGTGCGCGTGGTGATCATCGTGATGGGAGTGGCCGGGGCGGGGAAGACGACGGTGGGCACGCGGCTCGCGCGGGTGCTCGGGTGGAGCTTCCGGGACGCGGATGAGTTCCACTCGGCCGAGAGCATCGCGAAGATGGCCGCGGGCGGCGCGCTCACGGACGAGGAGCGCGCGCCATGGCTGGAGCGCATGCGCCAGGTCATCCAGCGGGCGCTGGAGTCGGGCGAGGGAGGGCTGGTGCTGGCGTGCTCGGCGCTCAAGGCGGCCTACCGGGAGCGGTTGACGGTGGACCCGGCCCGGCAGCGCTGGGTGTACCTGCATGGCTCGCGCGAGCTGCTCGCCCAGCGGCTCACCGCCCGGAGCGGTCACTTCATGCCGCCGAGTCAGCTCGACAATCAGCTCTCGGTGCTGGAAGTGCCCGCGGGCGTCTGCGCGGTGGAGGTGTCGGTCCCCCCGGACGAGGTGGTGGCGCGCATCCTCCGGGGCCTGGAGCTTCAGCCGTCCGTCTGACGCAGCGCGGGCCAGGTGAAGGGGGCGAGGCTCCAGCGCTCGCGCAGCCGCGTCTCCAGCTCCTCCAGCGTGCGGGCGAGGCCCGGGAAGGCGTCGATGGGGGCGAGCCACTGCCGGCAGCGTGCCAGGTGGTGCAGCAGGGTGGCGCGCGCGGACAGCTCCGGGAAGGCGCCGGGGCGATCCTCCTCCAGCGCGCGTGGGTGCAGGCCCTGCAGGACGTGCACCGTGCGGGCGAGGGCCACCGTGGCGCGGGCGTGGGCCCAGCGCGAGTCCACCTGGGCCGTCTCGCACAGGGGGGACAGGCTGACGCGGTAGGTGGTGTCCGCGCGCGCCGCGAGCTCCTCGGGCAGCGGCAGGGAGACGAGCCAGGGCAGGGCGTCACTCAGGGCGTGGCGCATGCCCGAGGCGCCCAGGTCCAGCAGGCGGGGGCCTCCGAGCGTGAACCACACCCCCGCCGGAGACGGGTGTCCCCACGTGAAGGCGAGCAGGGGGCCGGGGTCGGCCAGGGCGCGCGCCACCGCTTCCAGCTCCTCGTGGGTGCCGGGGAAGGGCCGCGTGCCCACCGCGGTGAGCCAGCGTGTCAGCCGCTCCTCGCGCTCGAGCAGGCCGCGTGCCTCCTCCATCCGCACGCGCTCGGGGCGGGGCGGCAGCGCCTGGCGCACGAGCTCGTAGTCGGACGCGCTGCCCAGCGTGCGCGCCTGGAGCTGGCCGAGCAGCCGCGCGGTGGCGAGCACCCCCGCGGTGGCGGCGCGTGCGTCGTGCGCGCGCAGCAGCGCTTCCAGGGTGCGGCCGGGTCCGGGCTCCTCCAGGAGGAAGAGGCGCGCGTCCGCGTCGCTCGCGAGGAAGCGGGGCGAGGCGTCCAGGCCCCGCCGGGTGAGGAACTCCGCGCCGGCCTGGTCGTCGAAGCCGCGCACGGGCTCGTCCGGGAAGGACTTGAGGAGGACTCCCGGCACCAGGCCCCCGCGCACCTGGGCGCGCACCAGG
This window of the Cystobacter ferrugineus genome carries:
- a CDS encoding class I SAM-dependent methyltransferase; translated protein: MVDNIWTDFAQSYDAICSQLNCYRRMVDKILRDTQGCQTVIDAGCGTGLVSQALVSRGLSVVGFDNNPGMLALALRKQAACAVEERQRWTVLEGDVRSFPSGVPARADAVVLNNVLFYVREPEEVLRESLAHLQPGGRLISAGPRRRPDLQKVMTKSIEEWQAEGRWDATLQATTAYHVDLTRRLVTDPNEMVTFFEPEVLVETLRRLGFSRVIAADHDDYYGENYYVCMAR
- a CDS encoding DofA protein; this encodes MFATATTTNTATAAPPNYKTALINRVFFIRWEQPPSAQDIQLVTARFREAYEAHRQQLCVVIVTGAKARVPNSEQRKALFKMLEDHRKYICELHLLMEGNELQHNLQRIIASAQLIVTRIYDSNYARLHKTPDAIAPFLTSRLKADGNRIINDARLLGVLH
- a CDS encoding phosphatase PAP2 family protein — encoded protein: MRPTLHQLRARLVRWSGTDVLGLLLVLLLLGGGFLTLLEEVREQETQSFDEQVLRALRRADEPAEPLGPRWLAEAARDVTALGSLTVLTLVVVAVCGFLVFVRRWRTIALVLGSTLGGTGVNALLKNLVARPRPSVVPHLTSVLSESFPSGHAMLSAIVYLTLGAILSELVEKRWLKLYLLTVALGLTLLIGLTRVYLGVHYPTDVVGGWIAGLAWALVAALVARVARSRSPGLREEARGDTAPP
- a CDS encoding acyltransferase, yielding MPWLYFTLKPRHRAWAEAWQREVQARLLELETVEIAEGCFISPDARLFAEPGRPIRLTGPGVSIAANAFVHGPVVLEAGVSLNARVSLDGGAAGIHIGEGSRIATGATLYAFDHGLAPDRPVRSQPVTSRGIVLGKDVWVGANAGITDGVRIGDHAVVGMGAVVTRDVPAWAIVAGAPARVIGDRRDRPSSGTPSGG
- a CDS encoding two-component system sensor histidine kinase NtrB; amino-acid sequence: MSYPQPSQATAVGEERPGARESSRRARRALATSPHPGLSEDALRYHFLAERLNEVVFHLDRQGHFTFLSPAWTSLTGLPVESALGQSLLQRVHPEDQKDVQGLLESIAARVQASFRLEVRLLASRGPQWVELAAFSSPTGQGELLGTLTDITERRQLQARLQQADRLATLGMLVPGFAHEMNNPLAFMAANLDYLLSSMSQASAGAPASEVAAWREAVEEILEGSERLRRTLGHLRGFRPEPGQGPVDVNLLLDTVGQLVSSALRSRGRLVRDYGARSLVPGGEGSLRQALLNLVLHAVLSLPDDGEDPEAHEVRLVTRDDGQGHVVVEVHDTGPGLAPELLSRVFEPLFPAGGGHSPGPVLSVCRDIVRELGGGIEVTSSRGRGTTFRVTLPGVS
- a CDS encoding serine/threonine-protein kinase; translation: MSEDAESTWTGADIKEMSRRQPKLRPARVDLCGRMLGHYRLLEPLGSGGMGTVYLAEQRMGGHRVAVKVMHPELARDEALRARFSAEARTVNLIGHPNIVRIFEIDESREGLNYFVMEYLEGTPLSRLPRPMEPNLLAWLLVQACDALEAVHRSGVVHRDLKPDNLLMVERPGEAPVLKVLDFGVAHARHEPPPPQANLSGQVLGTPAYMAPEQWVGRQVDGRADIYSLAATGYLLATGQLPYPRCQLAELVLAPRPPPPPIAPHELAPAVPEALSRALLRALARDPDSRFASAAEFKQALLAAVRTAPRPAPRAPQRPSGRMPIPTFPARPEPNDPTPPPTWTARVHLGGGAHQVVVHCSELHHDGLFMCCAEPLPALATRLEFTLQMGGEEVECVGEVVRQVDPLQARARRHAPGVGLRFLHPSPRLRELLARLGPPRLAPPQELRSQCS
- a CDS encoding gluconokinase; translation: MVIIVMGVAGAGKTTVGTRLARVLGWSFRDADEFHSAESIAKMAAGGALTDEERAPWLERMRQVIQRALESGEGGLVLACSALKAAYRERLTVDPARQRWVYLHGSRELLAQRLTARSGHFMPPSQLDNQLSVLEVPAGVCAVEVSVPPDEVVARILRGLELQPSV